One Solea senegalensis isolate Sse05_10M linkage group LG13, IFAPA_SoseM_1, whole genome shotgun sequence DNA segment encodes these proteins:
- the caln2 gene encoding calcium-binding protein 8 isoform X2, which yields MPFHHVRAGLLYPDNYLSNSLTEDRESFQLTSISTEELGEIREAFRVLDRDGNGFISKQELGMAMRSLGYMPSEVELAIIMQRLDMDGDGQVDFEEFMTILGPKLLSSDNREGFLGNTIDNIFWQFDMQQLSLDELKQVLFHAFRDHLTMKDIENIIITEEESLNENSGNCPEYEGVHPKKKNRQTCVRKSLICAFAMAFIISVMLIAANQMLRNGME from the exons ATGCCATTCCACCATGTGAGGGCGGGCCTGCTCTATCCAGACAACTACCTGAGCAACTCCCTGACAGAGGACAGGGAATCCTTCCAGCTCACCAGCATCTCCACAGAGGAGCTGGGAG AGATCCGCGAGGCTTTCCGTGTTTTGGATCGCGACGGGAATGGTTTCATCTCCAAACAGGAGCTGGGCATGGCCATGCGCTCCCTCGGTTACATGCCAAGTGAAGTGGAGCTGGCCATTATCATGCAGAGACTGGACATGGACG GGGACGGCCAGGTGGATTTTGAGGAGTTTATGACAATACTCGGGCCAAAGCTGCTCTCATCCGACAACAGAGAAGGATTTCTGGGCAACACCATTGACAACATCTTCTGGCAG TTTGACATGCAGCAGCTGTCTCTGGATGAGCTGAAGCAGGTGCTGTTCCACGCCTTCCGGGACCATCTGACGATGAAGGACatagagaacatcatcatcacagaggaggagagccTCAACGAAAACTCAGGGAACTGTCCTGAGTATGAGGGAG TCCATCCTAAGAAGAAGAACCGGCAGACGTGCGTCAGGAAAAGCCTGATCTGCGCCTTCGCGATGGCGTTCATCATCAGTGTCATGCTCATCGCGGCCAACCAGATGCTGCGGAACGGCATGGAGTGA